The DNA sequence GATATAAGACTGAACCTCGAAGACATCTCACTCAGGGACCTTGTCGCAGATGTGTGTGTGAACATGAGGATCTTCGCGGAGAACAAAGGGATCCAGCTCGTTGTAAATGAACTGGAAGACGTAAGGGTGCGGGGTGATGAATTGAAGCTGCGGAGGATGCTCTGGAATATCCTGGAGAATGGGATTAAATATACACAGAAAGGTGGTCTGGTAACAGTATCTTCTCATGTGAATAACGGATATGTTGCAATACGCGTGAAGGACAACGGAACCGGTATCTCCCAAGAAGATATAAGATATATATTTGACAGGTTCTACAGGGCAGACCGGTCGAGAAAACGTGAGAGCGGAAGCGGTCTCGGTCTTTCTATCAGCAAGTGGATCGCCGAGGCTCATAACGGGAACATAGAGGTGCAGAGTCAACTTTCTCACGGCAGTCTGTTTTCCGTCAAATTGCCCATTTAAACCGGAGGAAATCGATGAAAAACAAGAATTGGTTCTTAATTATTATACTTCTGATTGCGGCCGTCCCTGTATTTATGTTCGTCAAGGGACAGGTTGTCCCCGAGAGGGTTACCTTTGATGCCAACAGGCCAAGCATCAAAACAGTGGCATTCGATAAAGGTCTGCCGAGTTTCAGCGAACTCGTCAACCGCGTGAAGCCATCGATAGTCAATATAAGCACAACAACTGTCATCAAGGGTTCAAGCATGCAGGACAGGTTCATGGGGCCGGGACAGGCTAACCCCTTTAAGGACTTTTTCGGTGACGAGTTTTTTGATAAATTTTTTGGGAATTCACCCAGACGGGAGTTCAAACAGAGGAGCCTTGGATCAGGTTTGATCATTGACAGGGAAGGATATATCCTTACCAATAACCACGTCGTAGAAAAGGCCCAGACCATCAAGGTAAAGTTATCCGATGAAAAGGAATATGATGCTGCCATTGTTGGAAG is a window from the Syntrophorhabdaceae bacterium genome containing:
- a CDS encoding trypsin-like peptidase domain-containing protein — protein: MKNKNWFLIIILLIAAVPVFMFVKGQVVPERVTFDANRPSIKTVAFDKGLPSFSELVNRVKPSIVNISTTTVIKGSSMQDRFMGPGQANPFKDFFGDEFFDKFFGNSPRREFKQRSLGSGLIIDREGYILTNNHVVEKAQTIKVKLSDEKEYDAAIVGRDPKTDIALIKINAKQPLPAATFGDSDRLVVGDWVVAIGNPFGLEHTVTAGIVSAKGRVIGAGPYDDFIQTDASINPGNSGGPLLNLKGEVV